The genomic window TACTATATACCTCTGTAAATCCATCCTCCTCTCGTGTCCTGTTTCATCCTCCTACTAACCTCTCCATCCCTGTCCCCAGTACCAGCACCCACCCCATCTGTATGACTCCctcccctctggcccctacatccctccccagCTCTCTGACCCTTGCACCCATCCTCCCATCTGTGAACCTCTCCAGTCCCTGCACCTCTCCCTGTCTGTGACCACCTCTAGCCCACTACGTCCCTCTGACCATTAttcccctcaccgtctccgtgaccccgtCCAGTCCTATGCCCTtcacatctctgtaaccctctccagccctgcacacctcccagtctccatgaccccctccagTTCCTACACCCCACACTCACTCTGTAACCCCCCTCCCATTTCACTGGTGTGTGAGCTCCCTCTGTCTCAGCCAGGTGTTGtatgggtgtgtgtttgtgtgagatcAGGagcgagagagacagacacatacAGTCTGTTCAAGTGGCAAATGTGATCCAGGACTTCGGGAATGTAGCTGGTTGGACCAGTTTCTCTTGCCCTAGGCAGTCCCAGAATAAATAAGCTCTGCGTCACTGATTCCCCCACAGCCCTGGAGACTGAAACtccagaccattcagcccagcgAACCAGCACTAATTCTCCCATCAATTTCTTTCCCCATACAACAAAGCCCAGCCCATcatggaaaccagactcccctccatggactctgtctgcacttctcaatgccctggtaaagcagccagcataatcatagaccctctcttctcccctcacccaccagctagaaaatacaaaagcctgaaagcatgtactaccAGGTTCAAGGCCAGTTCTATCCCAGTCACTGCAACACTTCTCATATGcaaaagatggactcttgatctcacaatctaccttgttgtaGTCTTTGAACCTTGTTGTCTGCCTGCCTTGCATTTTCTCGGTAACTGTTCCAGCATACTGTTTCCTACTGAAACTTTCGACTGTATCTTGGTACGTATGACGATAATAAACCAGTTCCCATGTCCTGTATTTTTCCTGCTTTGGGAAGTACCTATTGGACCCATGTCACCACACcccttcccagggtcagacacaaggtgaagcatgtttcatcaccaactccaggggtcagacacagagtgaagcttcctccacgccgtcccatcacacactcccggggtcagacacagagtgaagcttccctccacacagtcccatcacacactccctgggtcagacacggagtgaagctccctccacaccgtcccatcacactctcccggggtcagacacagagtgaagcttcctccacaccgtcccatcacacactcccggggtcagacacagagcgaagctccctccacaccgtcccatcacacactcccggggtcagacacagagcgaagctccctccacactgtcccatcacactctcccggggtcagacacagagcgaagctccctccacactgtcccatcacactctcccggggtcagacacagagtgaagcttcctccacaccgtcccatcacacactcctggggtcagacacagagtgaagcttcctccacaccgtcccatcacacactcctggggtcagacacagagtgaagcttccctccacacagtcccatcacactctcccggggtcagacacagagtgaagcttcctccacaccgtcccatcacacactcccgggctcagagtgAAGTTCCTTCTACACCAGGGATTctgaacctggggtccacggactcatcatttaatggtaagggtccatggcataaaaaaggttgggaacccctgctctgcaCCATCTATCACAGAGACAGAGATGAGTGTCTGAGACCCACTGCAGCTTCCCAATTGTATCCCACTGCAACaccacattccccaccccctaACGCATCCAGGAAGCCTATTCCCTCTCTGCCCTGACCCTCAATGGGTGAGTGActatgattcaaagatcatcacaGGCTTCTTGTTGATGGCTGGGAAAGGGGGTGGGAGCAGTTTTTCAGTCATTTGCACTGGGGGGGGTTGGAAATCAATGGACAGTTGGAATGAAGAGGTTCAGGTTGGCCCAATCTCTGGTGTCCTCCAATCTCCGGACTTCTTATGTAGAAGGGGAGGCCATCCTCAACTTCCCTCCCCGTGGACCCTTGGCACAGAGGTTTGGTTTGTCTTGGGGAGCCTCTGACCCTCAGCGGGACAGGCATTCCTCGGAGGTGCGTTCGTTAGATGCCCCACCACTCAAGAGAGGGTTAAATTGCCGATTATTCTTCTTTTTCACTGGGGGAAGGAAGTTGTGGTGGCGGATTTCCCTTGCCTCGTCAGCAAAAGCTCCGCTCCAGGCCCCTGAAGCTCCATCGCTGGTGGTGACGGGAGAGGGAGGCCCGTGGCGGGAGGTCCCGGGCTGGTCCGATGCCATACCGCCGAGCCACGGCCACAGCTCGTTCAGGCAGGCCGGGATAGAGGGTGGGGGGccggtggagggggtgggggtggcggGGGCAGGCCAGGAGGCGCTGCCTTCCCTCAGGCCACCCCGCCGCCAGCAGCAGGTCGGGGTGGTGGTAGGGGGGAAGGGGCAAGAGGTGACGGTGATGCGGGGGACGGCGGTGATGGTGGTGACTGCGCTGGCGGCGAGGGCgctgggtgggtggaggagggggtggggggagagtagggggtgggggagggggtgggggagggggaggtggagggggaggtggagggggaggaggaggtggtGGTGGTATGACCCCAATAGGGCAGCGGACAGATGGGACCCTCCCTCGAGTTTGCTGCTGTGGGtggtcggtgggggtgggtcggggAGCGAAAGCAAAGGGGGGTGGAGGTGGGCAGGGTCCCTCGCCCCTCCCAGTACCCTCCTGCCTGGTGGGTGAGCGGGAGCGGCGGGGAGGGGGAGAGCCGTGcaactgaggaagcagagaggggtGTCCTGGTAGCAAGAGGTGTttggaggagggtgggggaggggggaggggtccaCGAGAGAGGGAGCCAGCACGGGCAAAGGGTGAGGGGCGGGTAGGCCCTTCCCGGGGGTCTCGGGTAAGGGAGGGGTGGGCACTGCGGCGAAAGCGGCATGGGGGGCGGGGAGGGAGTACCAGATCGGGAGGCCGAGGAGGGGCTGAATCAGGAAGCTGAGGAGGTGCTGAATCCGGGGGCCGTGTGGGGGCTGAATCCGGAGGTCGTATGGGGGCCGAATCTGGGGGCCGTGTGGGGGCCGAATCCGGGGGCCGCGTGGGAGCTGAATCCGGGTGCCATGTGGGGGCCGAATCCGGGTGCCGAGTGGGGGCTGAATCTGGGTGCCGAGCGGGGGCCGAATCCGGGTGCCGAGCGGGGGCCGAATCCGGGTGCCGAGTGGGGGCTGAATCCGGGTGCCGAGTGGGGGCTGAATCCGGGTGCCGAGCGGGGGCCGAATCCGGGTGCCGAGTGGGGGCTGAATCCGGGTGCCGAGCGGGGGCCGAATCCGGGTGCCGAGTGGGGGCTGAATCCGGGTGCCGAGCGGGGGCCGAATCTGGGTGCCGAGTGGGGGCTGAATCCGGGTGCCGAGCGGGGGCCGAATCTGGGTGCCGAGTGGGGGCTGAATCCTGGTGCCGCGTGAAAGCTGAATCCGGGTGCCGCGTGAAAGCTGAATCCGGGTGCCGCGTGAAAGCTGAATCCGGGTGCCGCGTGAAAGCTGAATCCGGGTGCCGCGTGAAAGCTGAATCCGGGTGCCGAGTGAAAGCTGAATCCGGGTGCCGAGTGAAAGCTGAATCCGGGTGCCAGGCGAAGGCCGAATTCGGATGCCGAGTGAAGGTTGAATCCGGGGGCCATGTGGGGGCCGAATCAGAGTGCCGATTGGGGGCTGAATCCGGGTGCCAAGTGGGGGCTGAATCCGGGTGCCAAGTGGGGGCCAAATCCAGGAGCCAAGGAGGCCCTAGGACCTGCAAAATGAACAGAGGTAAAGGGAAATGtgagatggaggcagagagagtgagagaggaggaaGGAGCTCTGAGGAGGGAACGCAATTGTGGGGgtagggagcactgtgggagggaatGTGAAggggcactgtgggaggggcagggaGGAGGGAGCGCTGGGGGCGGTGGTGATGAGGGAGCACCATGGtaagggcggtgaggagggagcgctgtgggagggaggggtggtgaggagggagtgctgtgaaagggacggtgaggagggagcgctgtgggagggaggggtggtgaggagggagtgctgtgaactggacagtgaggagggagcgcagtgggagggaggggtgttgaggagggagcactgtgaatgggacggtgaggagggagcgctgtgggagggaggggtggtgaggagggagcactgtgaacgggacagtgaggagggagcacagtGGGAGGAGGATCCAGCGCCTCCTCGCACTTACCTGATCCAGCGTCTCCTCACTCTGGTAGCCAAGCCCATGTTCTGGGTGAATCCGGGAGAACAAGGGGTGGTCCTGGCCCTGCCAGGTAGCGAGTACATATCTGTGGTGGTCCGACCCTCTCCAGGCTGGGTCTGCTTCCATCGGTGCAGTCCGGAGCAGTCGGGGAGGCTCGGGAGACTGGCGCCCTGACTCGTGTCTGTGCCGGAACACATGGTGCGCCTGATGAGTCAGAGCTAATGCAATATCCCGGGCAGGGCCCtttgtgggtgggggaggagggggcaggggaggtggtggtgggggcaggggaggtgGGAAATGTGGGGCGAcagggggtgttggggagggggatttCCGGTGAGTGATCAAGAGCCAACCTGTGAAGAAAAGCTGAAGATGAGGGCAAGTTGCAGACCTCACGctccaccctgtctctgtgactcctTCCAGTCAACACTCCAGTCTCTGTTAACCCCTCTGGTCCCTACACCCTTGCATGTCTCTGCAACCACCCCCCTCCCGATCTCTtacatccctctccatctctgtgacccataATCCAGTCTCTACAAACCTCACTGCCTCTGTGACCTCTTCCAGGCCCTACACTCCtcaccatctctgtgacctcttccaggccctacactcctcaccatctctgtgacctcttccaggccctacactcctcaccatctctgtgacctcttcCAGGCCCTACACTCCTCACCATCTCTGTGACCTTTTCCAGGCCCTACACTCCTCACCATCTCTTTGACCTCTTCCAGGCCCTACACTCCTCACCATCTCTTTGACCTCTTCCAGGCCCTACACTCCTCACCATCTCTTTGACCTCTTCCAGGCCCTACACTCCTCACCATCTCTGTGACCTTTTCCAGGCCCTACACTCCTCACCATCTCTTTGACCTTTTCCAGGCCCTACACTCCTCACCATCTCTTTGACCTTTTCCAGGCCCTACACTCCTCACCATCTCTTTGACCTCTTCCAGGCCCTACACTcctcccatctctgtgacctttTCCAGGCCCTACACTCCTCACCATCTCTGTGACCTTTTCCAGGCCCTACACTCCTCACCATCTCTTTGACCTTTTCCAGGCCCTACACTCCTCACCATCTCTTTGACCTTTTCCAGGCCCTACACTCCTCACCATCACTTTGACCTCTTCCAGGCCCTACACTCCTCACCATCTCTTTGACCTTTTCCAGTGCTTACACCCAACCTCAACTCTGTGACGCACTCcatcccttacacccctccccaactctgtGAACCCTCTGTTCCTTACACCCTTCCCTCTGCAATCCCTTCCaatcactacacccctcccagtctctgtgtcaccttcctgtccctacacccttccctgtccCTGGAACTCCCTCTGGTCCCTATAACCTGCTCTGTCTCTGctactcaatagacaatagacaataggtgcagaagtagaccattcggcccctcgagtctgcaccaccattctgagatcatggctgatcattcactatcaatacccagtccctgccttgtccccatatcccttgattcccctatccatcagatatctatccagctccttcttgaaagcatccagagaattggcctccaccgtctttcgaggcagtgcattccacacctccacaactctctgggagaagaagctcttcctcaaccctgtagaagctcttcctcaactccttccagtccctccacccctccccgtctctgtgaccccttgcAGTTCCTGCATCACTCTCTGTCCCTATCTTAGCCCCACCCGCCCCACCCTCCTCACACAGGAGTGAGTTCTGCTGTGAGGTCATTGTGGAGCTGCTGACTTCCAGCCGTACCCTGACTCTGAGCGTTGACCTCTGCCTGCGGGCTGCCAGCTGAGGAACGTAGGGATGGCCGCTCTCCGTCTGGGCCATGTTGTCTGGACCTGGCCTCATCGGGCCCTCGCCGCATACGCCGGGGTTGGAGCTGGGCGTAGAGGGGCTCGGTGAAGCCGGGGTTCTGCAGCTGGACTAGCTGATCAACCGAAACCAGGCGGTCCGATGGCCCATCTGCGCTGGAAGAATGGCGGAGGctgtggtgtcggggcagggctGATGAGAAAAGGGGAGAGGGGGTTTGTTGGAGAGGGGTTGGAGAatggtgaggagaagaggggtGGAGAAGGGGTGGTAATGAGgacagggggagagaggagagggggagaggggtggaggggagaggggtggaggggagaggggtggagggaagaGGGGCGAAGAGGGGAGAGGGCAAAGAGGGGAGAGGACGAAGAGGGGAGAGGGcgaagaggggagagggtgaagaggggaggggcAAAAGGGGGAAAAGAAAGGGCAAAGAGGGTGGAAGGGGTGGAAGAAGGGGtggaagagggggaaggggaggggaagtgaAGGAAGAAGGGCAGAGGGGAAAGTGAGGGTGGAAAACAAGATGAGGGAaattgagagagagggagtgaaagAGGGGAAGCAGGTGGGGTGGAACATGGAAGAGGGGTAGATGGATTataagggaaagggagagagaagaaaaagcTGCGACAACTAACATTCCTGTAGCATACTGCcctctcctcaccgcccctcccacagtgtggcacCCCCTCCTCTGACCCTCCTACAACATTCGCTCCTCACCCCttcacagtgctccctcctcaccaccccaacCACCCCGTCCCGCAGAGTACTGGCACACTCCTACTCTAAGGAGGATTGGACACCACCCTGAAAGAAAGGGTCACACCCTACCTGTGACTCCCGTCTGCGAGGACAGagactcttcactcttcactgagcGAAGTGTTCGGTACTCACCACtggatcctgagagagagggtgcagagaaaggtTCAGCTGTTTTACAGTGCCTAGGGGGGgttccactctctgtctgatcctgggagcgtgtgatgggacggtgtggaaagtgcttcaccctgtctctgactctgcgagtgtgtgatgggacagtgcagagggagcctcactctgtgtctgaccccgggagtgtgtgatgggacggtgtggagggagtttcactctgtgtctgaccctgggagtgtgtgatgggacggtgtggagggagcttcactctgtgtctgaccctgggagtgtgtgatgggacggtgtggagggagtttcactctgtgtctgaccctgggagtgtgtgatgggacggtgtggagggagtttcactctgtgtctgaccctgggagtgtgtgatgggacggtgtggagggagcttcattctgtgtctgaccccgggagtgtgtgatgggacagtgtggagggagcctcactctgtgtttgaccccaggagtgtgtgatgggatgatgtaaAGGTAGTTTCACTTTGTACCTGACCCTAGGAGTCTGTGATCGGATGCTGTGAAGGGAGccttactctgtgtctgatccccagCTGTATGTGATGGAACAGTGCAttgggagcttcactttgtgtttgatcccgggaatgGGTGATGGGACAGTTGATGTGAATGTTTCAACAGAACAGCACTATGGCTAGACAACATCTGAAATATtatggatgtggaggctttggagagggtgcaaaagaggttcatcaagctgctgtctggattagaaggcatgagacacaaggagaggttggacaaactatgGGGTGGAAGAGGCTTAGATAGAATAGACAGCCGGTATCTTTTTTCCCGAAGTCTAATACCAGagtgcatgtatttaaggtgagagcaggtgttcaaaggagatgtgtgaagCGAGTTTTTTTTGATCTGGAGTGTGGTGGCTGCCTGGAGTGTGCTGCCAGGGGTAGGGTTGGAGCCAGTACAACAGAGGGGTTTATGAATGCGCAGGAGCATAGCGCAAGTAGAAGGGATTAGGTGTCATGATCtgaattagtttggcacaacattgtgggtcctATTCCGGAACAagactgttctgtgttccatgaATGTGAGAACAAAATGAGATTAGTGTAAGCGGGATTGCCTCTTTCTCAGATTCCCACCCCGTGTGCCTACAAGTGTCTGAGGTCACCGTTATATGATGAAGTGAGGGCACAGAGAACTTGGATCCAGTACCCCGGCCCCTGTTGGCTGCCCGGAACAGCAGGCCCACTTCTGGATGGGAATCCCGCTCTGTCGTACTCGAGGACTTTCCCAGGGTGAAGAAGCTCTTCCAGCTCCCTGTTCCAGCCTTGCGGCCCTTCCCCGCATTCCTGTTCCTGCCAAGAGATTGGGAGAGGTTGCAGGGAGTTCAGAGACATGGCCTGTCAAAGTTGCCCAGCACAAGGTAGTCTGTATTTCTGCAGGACACAAGATTGCAACAAGGTTGTAGTCTCAACCAGCTCCGTCACGTGCAAAACCCTCCTCACCATCGAGGGCAGCTTCATGAGATGGCGCCTcaagaaagcggcatccatcattaaggaccctcaccacccaggacatacatTCTTCTCATTagcaccatcagggaggaggtacaagtgcCTGaatacccacactcaacatttccggaacagcttcttcccctctgccatcgttTTTCTGAATGGGCCATGAACCCAGGAACATTAGCTTGTCATTGTGCACTACTCCTTTGTTTTAGTAATTTCATACCTTTGCACTGGACTGCTggcacaaaagaacaaatttcccatcatatacacttagtggccacctttttattcatgcaaatatctaatcagccaatcatatagcAGAAACTTGATGCATAAAagcctgcagacatggtcaagagattcagttgttgttcagaccaaacatcagaataaaggataaataaatatgtatgtatgtatgcatgTAATATAATATAtacgtatgtgtgtgtgcgcgcgcatgtttgtttgggtgtgtgtgtgtttgagcgtgagtgtgtatctatatatattatttgtttttgcatgattttaattcattcaatatacatatactgtaactggtttattaacttatttgttttttatttatttgtttatttactaCTTCTTGTTCtagatgatgtattgcattgaactgctgctgttaagttaacaaatttcactacacatgcctgtgataaataaacctgattttgattctgatcctgaaatgCGACCTAAcctaagtggctttgaccatggaatgattgttggtgccagatggtttgagtatctcagaaaatgctaaGCTGCTAAAAGTTTTCACACACGACAGTCTCCGCGTGGGAAACAGAGAAACATCCGGTGAGCAGCAGTTGGCTGGGTGAAAGCAcatcgttaatgagagaggtcagaggaggttggccaggaaggtgacagtaactcaaataaccacgtgttacaacagtggcgtgcagaagagcatctctttaAGCACGACACATCGAACCTTGTAGTGGATTAAGTATaggctgtacctaataaagtggccactgagtgcaagtCAGTGataacatgattctgattctggattaAGAAGGGAAAAGGATCAGTAAACTGGATGCTTGAGGGCTGAAAATTATTAATTAGTTATTAACAGAAGGGAAGTTATTGAATCAaaagggcaggcaggtaggcagagtgggtgtggtggctctgttggtaataaaatcctcagaaagaggtgacatagggatTGGAGGATGCAGAGTCCTTGTGAGTAGAGTTGAGAAACTGTGAGGgtaaaagaccctgataggagttagATACAGGCCTCCAAAAAGTAGACAGGATGTGGGGTACAATTACAACGGGAGAGAGATGCAGCATTTAAAAAGGGGCAATGTTACGTtaatcatggggaatttcaatatgcaggtagattagggaaatcaagttggtgctggatgccaagagaaggaacttgcagaatgccaatgagatggcattttagggcagcttgtggttgagtctaCTAGGTAAAAGGCAATTCTGCATTGGGTGCTATGTAATGaagcagatttgattagggagcttaaggtaaaggaacccttagaagctagcgaccataatatgatagaattcaccctgcagtttgagagggagaagataaaatcagatgtatcagtactccAATCGAGCAAAGGGAACTACATgaaagaggaactggccaaagatgTTTGGCAGGGGACACCATCAGGAatgatagcagaacagcaatggctggtgtttctggggaaaaatcggaaggcacaggaaaaatacatcccaaagatgaaaaagTATTCTACAGGGAGGATGAGGTGATCATAGccgacaaggaaagtcaaagacagtataaaagcaaaagagagggcacaaaatacagcaaaaaacattgggaagcttttaaaaaacaacagaaggtaactaaaaagcaATAAGGAAATAAAATATGAACTATTTTACATCCAT from Hypanus sabinus isolate sHypSab1 chromosome 1, sHypSab1.hap1, whole genome shotgun sequence includes these protein-coding regions:
- the LOC132398847 gene encoding rho GTPase-activating protein 33-like, whose protein sequence is MTPRASVRGECAVSAPEARVVFQVLEVRKGMENARFWRRSLMDIFSKEESILSVARTTDNVESQGEQQRSSIRGRSGKRCSVVRGHFPKLADCAHFHYESVDFRTVQLSLAAQPPDAERNELATKDLRFLVKVVCQGKEWLVRRSWEDFRMLDSHLHQCIYDRRFSQLPELPPLQAESDDIEDITSELVDYLVRLSNIADNKINCGPVLTWMEIDNKGNRLLVNDEAFINVPAIAAAQVIKRYAAQASDEISFEVGDIVSVIDMPSKQESTWWRGKRGFQVGYFPSECVQLITERAPASNTTATVKSDSEAAGVSPVTRSLSVPTGQEQNLGPGLKKHGSLMGYLLAFMKSRPSRLRLKQRGILRERVFGCDLGEHLLNSGLDVPQVLKSCAEFIERHGIVDGIYRLSGVSSNIQKLRHEFDCGHVPDLTKDPYLQDIHCVGSLCKLYFRELPNPLLTYQLYDHFAEAVTVESEEQRLLRVHDVIQQLPPPNYRTLRFLLRHLSMLAKHCASTGMHGKNLAIVWAPNLLRSQGIEAVGFTGADAFREVRIQSIVVEFLLSHVDVLFSDAFTSAGKDVPGSANRSRGKAQSRTSCSSRLLPLQDAQDWGLVHRTRPGSVNRCPCSDRPPVQRNRNAGKGRKAGTGSWKSFFTLGKSSSTTERDSHPEVGLLFRAANRGRGSSGEYRTLRSVKSEESLSSQTGVTALPRHHSLRHSSSADGPSDRLVSVDQLVQLQNPGFTEPLYAQLQPRRMRRGPDEARSRQHGPDGERPSLRSSAGSPQAEVNAQSQGWLLITHRKSPSPTPPVAPHFPPPLPPPPPPLPPPPPPTKGPARDIALALTHQAHHVFRHRHESGRQSPEPPRLLRTAPMEADPAWRGSDHHRYVLATWQGQDHPLFSRIHPEHGLGYQSEETLDQVLGPPWLLDLAPTWHPDSAPTWHPDSAPNRHSDSAPTWPPDSTFTRHPNSAFAWHPDSAFTRHPDSAFTRHPDSAFTRHPDSAFTRHPDSAFTRHPDSAFTRHPDSAFTRHQDSAPTRHPDSAPARHPDSAPTRHPDSAPARHPDSAPTRHPDSAPARHPDSAPTRHPDSAPARHPDSAPTRHPDSAPTRHPDSAPARHPDSAPARHPDSAPTRHPDSAPTWHPDSAPTRPPDSAPTRPPDSAPIRPPDSAPTRPPDSAPPQLPDSAPPRPPDLRPRRQRSHHHHRRPPHHRHLLPLPPYHHPDLLLAAGWPEGRQRLLACPRHPHPLHRPPTLYPGLPERAVAVARRYGIGPARDLPPRASLSRHHQRWSFRGLERSFC